In Pelmatolapia mariae isolate MD_Pm_ZW linkage group LG2, Pm_UMD_F_2, whole genome shotgun sequence, one DNA window encodes the following:
- the sash3 gene encoding SAM and SH3 domain-containing protein 3 — protein MLRRRPSNASEKEQVQKKKLTLQRSSSFKDFMKPKPTSPVVSEKEFSLEENVADGVTAEEAVKSGSKLGKKWRNVISRTMTRKTSKMVQKALAEEGGESGEELSPVSSDWLPDLSAGQRTSVCSTGSEDTMPSPISRQLSGNSDRQSLDSGYSQRDSMRLEENGIAYNGPFCGRAVVHTDFTPSPYDVDSLKLQKGDIIHIIEKPPVGTWTGKLNNKVGSFKFIYVNLLPDESPPTRRKRCSRKANRAKSKPKTLEEVLDSIGLMELSSLLSMHGFQTLEDFAGLKESHLNELNITDPEQRSKILNATELLRDSEDESEPEEEEEEKEKEETSGEDAKEPRDSGCFESSENLESVREEPKMEEEVENHEPESEQPQESQTEQLENVQEQLQELTVDEGS, from the exons ATGTTGAGGCGAAGGCCGTCAAATGCCTCAGAGAAGGAGCAGGTGCAGAAGAAGAAG CTCACCCTGCAGAGGTCCAGCAGCTTCAAGGATTTCATGAAGCCCAAGCCTACCTCTCCTGTTGTGTCAGAGAAGGAGTTCAGCTTGGAGGAGAAT GTAGCAGATGGTGTGACTGCAGAGGAAGCAGTGAAAAGTGGCAGCAAACTGGGGAAGAAATGGCGCAATGTCATTTCACGCACCATGACCCGCAAAACGTCCAAGATGGTGCAGAAGGCTTTAGCTGAAGAAGGG GGGGAGAGCGGTGAAGAGCTGTCTCCTGTCTCCTCCGACTGGCTTCCAGATCTGAGTGCAGGCCAGAGGACGTCGGTGTGCTCCACAGGCTCGGAGGACACCATGCCCAGCCCCATCAGCCGCCAGCTCTCTGGCA ACAGCGACAGACAGAGCCTGGACAGTGGATACAGCCAGAGGGACAGCATGCGACTGGAGGAGAACGGCATTGCTTACAACGGCCCGTTCTGCGGCCGCGCTGTGGTCCACACCGACTTCACCCCCAGCCCCTACGATGTGGATTCGCTAAAACTCCAA AAAGGGGACATCATCCACATCATCGAGAAGCCCCCCGTGGGCACCTGGACCGGGAAGCTCAACAACAAGGTGGGCTCCTTTAAGTTCATTTATGTGAACCTCCTGCCCGACGAAAGCCCCCCGACCAGGAGGAAACGCTGCAGCAGAAAAGCCAACCGAGCCAAATCCAAACCCAAAACCCTGGAGGAAGTCCTGGACAGCATCGGCCTGATG GAGCTGAGTTCTTTGCTGTCCATGCATGGTTTCCAGACTCTGGAGGACTTTGCAGGGCTGAAAGAGTCTCACCTGAATGAGCTGAACATCACAGACCCAGAGCAGCGCTCCAAGATCCTGAACGCCACTGAGCTGTTGAGAGACT CTGAAGACGAGTCAGAGccagaagaggaggaggaggagaaggagaaggaggaaacATCTGGGGAGGATGCCAAGGAGCCGCGGGATTCGGGTTGTTTTGAGAGCTCAGAGAATCTGGAGAGTGTACGCGAGGAGCCAAAGATGGAGGAAGAGGTAGAGAACCATGAGCCGGAGTCCGAGCAGCCACAAGAGAGCCAGACGGAGCAGCTGGAGAATGTGCAGGAGCAGCTGCAGGAGCTGACAGTGGACGAAGGATCTTGA